From Streptomyces cyaneogriseus subsp. noncyanogenus, the proteins below share one genomic window:
- a CDS encoding MarR family winged helix-turn-helix transcriptional regulator, whose translation MTAFARRARASAGRMHPELSLVSYTLLGHLEERGGCRATDLAVHYALDKSTVSRQVAALERAGLVERRLDPEDHRVQVLHLTDAGRRILAQVTESRRTAFRERLADWPEEDLVRFAAYLERYNAWPEGASGQG comes from the coding sequence ATGACGGCGTTCGCCCGCCGTGCCCGTGCCTCGGCGGGCCGTATGCACCCCGAGCTGTCACTGGTGTCCTACACCCTGCTCGGCCATCTGGAGGAGCGCGGCGGCTGCCGGGCCACCGATCTGGCCGTCCACTACGCGCTGGACAAGTCCACCGTCAGCCGCCAGGTGGCCGCCCTGGAACGGGCCGGACTCGTCGAGCGGCGCCTGGATCCGGAGGACCACCGGGTGCAGGTCCTGCACCTGACGGACGCGGGCCGCCGCATCCTGGCCCAGGTGACCGAGAGCCGCCGCACCGCCTTCCGGGAGCGGCTCGCCGACTGGCCCGAGGAGGACCTGGTCCGGTTCGCCGCGTATCTGGAGCGGTACAACGCGTGGCCGGAGGGGGCGTCCGGCCAGGGGTGA
- a CDS encoding sulfite oxidase-like oxidoreductase: protein MNSTTRGFAGRPRAARPGLPPGQYDAGDDWPVLSAEVTPDLAPADWTFRIGGLVTEPRTWDWEQAHALPASAYSGDIHCVTGWSKFGVRFGGVSLDAFLDAVRPLPSATHAVAYAHTGYTTNLPLADLTGGRAWIVWEYDGQPLAPEHGGPARLLVPHLYFWKSAKWIANLELLDHDEPGFWEQNGYHPRGNPWQEQRYSGD from the coding sequence ATGAACAGCACCACCCGAGGCTTCGCCGGGCGCCCGCGCGCCGCCCGTCCCGGGCTGCCGCCCGGCCAGTACGACGCGGGCGACGACTGGCCCGTCCTCTCCGCCGAGGTCACGCCCGACCTGGCGCCCGCCGACTGGACCTTCCGGATCGGCGGCCTGGTCACCGAGCCCCGCACCTGGGACTGGGAGCAGGCGCACGCCCTGCCGGCGTCGGCGTACTCGGGCGACATCCACTGCGTGACGGGCTGGTCGAAGTTCGGCGTGCGGTTCGGGGGCGTCAGCCTGGACGCCTTCCTGGACGCGGTGCGCCCGCTGCCGTCCGCCACCCACGCCGTCGCCTACGCGCACACCGGTTACACCACGAACCTGCCGCTGGCCGACCTCACCGGCGGACGCGCCTGGATCGTCTGGGAGTACGACGGGCAGCCCCTCGCCCCCGAGCACGGCGGTCCGGCGCGACTGCTCGTGCCGCACCTGTACTTCTGGAAGAGCGCCAAGTGGATCGCGAACCTGGAACTCCTCGACCACGACGAGCCGGGCTTCTGGGAGCAGAACGGCTACCACCCCCGTGGCAACCCCTGGCAGGAGCAGCGGTACTCCGGTGACTGA
- a CDS encoding PadR family transcriptional regulator, whose amino-acid sequence MSLPHAILTALLEKPSSGLELTRRFDKSIGYFWSATHQQIYRELGKLEADGLIRALPAEQPARGQKKSYEVLPAGRDELARWTAAAQDPRPMRDPLPLRLRAAAVVGTTGLEADLRRHLELHERQLAEYREIEKRDFPPGKDGAEDRLRHLVLRAGIDLETFWTQWLRHALAEFADLPGRGPA is encoded by the coding sequence ATGTCACTCCCGCACGCGATCCTCACCGCCCTGCTCGAGAAGCCGTCGTCGGGGCTGGAGCTGACCCGCCGGTTCGACAAGTCGATCGGCTACTTCTGGTCGGCGACGCACCAGCAGATCTATCGCGAGCTGGGGAAGCTGGAGGCCGACGGCCTGATCCGCGCCCTGCCGGCCGAGCAGCCGGCCCGTGGGCAGAAGAAGAGCTACGAGGTCCTGCCCGCGGGCCGTGACGAACTGGCCCGCTGGACCGCCGCCGCCCAGGACCCCAGGCCCATGCGGGATCCGCTGCCACTGCGTCTGCGGGCCGCCGCGGTCGTCGGCACCACGGGCCTGGAGGCCGACCTGCGGCGCCATCTGGAGCTGCACGAGCGCCAGTTGGCCGAGTACCGGGAGATCGAGAAAAGGGACTTCCCGCCCGGCAAGGACGGCGCCGAGGACCGGCTGCGGCACCTGGTGCTCCGGGCGGGCATCGACCTGGAGACGTTCTGGACGCAGTGGCTGCGCCACGCGCTGGCGGAGTTCGCCGACCTGCCCGGCCGCGGTCCGGCCTGA
- a CDS encoding fibronectin type III domain-containing protein, with the protein MLCSALALVASCGWGAGAGEPGGRLPGAPTGVTAEAGSATSVHVMWNAVAGAERYEVYRGRVKVTEVAGPARMVDVTRLRPSTGYVFTVRARDAEGRLGPSSREVRATTPAAVAADRSAPTRPERVTGRAAGGRVVQLSWSAARDDRGVASYDVYQGDTKIHSVGGGQRAAVVTGLRPGTRYSFTVRARDAADNLSPAGPAVRLTTPGTDDGRATAPTGLRASSHRADGAYYIDLVWTPPRTDGLVTEYQIHLDGRAATSLVFGGKAPRDRAEYSFYAGQEAGVTHRVRLRAKLPDGTWGGFSAERTVTTGGRR; encoded by the coding sequence CTGCTCTGCTCGGCGCTCGCGCTGGTGGCGTCCTGCGGCTGGGGCGCGGGCGCCGGCGAGCCGGGCGGCCGGCTGCCGGGGGCGCCGACGGGTGTCACCGCCGAGGCGGGCAGCGCGACCAGTGTGCACGTGATGTGGAACGCGGTCGCCGGGGCCGAGCGCTACGAGGTGTACCGCGGCCGTGTGAAGGTGACGGAGGTGGCCGGTCCGGCGCGCATGGTGGACGTGACCCGGCTGCGGCCGTCGACCGGGTACGTCTTCACGGTGCGGGCGCGGGACGCCGAGGGGCGGCTCGGGCCGAGCAGCCGCGAGGTGCGGGCCACGACTCCCGCGGCGGTCGCGGCCGACCGCTCGGCGCCGACGCGTCCGGAGCGGGTCACCGGCCGGGCGGCCGGCGGCCGGGTCGTCCAGCTCTCCTGGTCGGCGGCGCGGGACGACCGCGGCGTGGCGTCGTACGACGTCTACCAGGGCGACACCAAGATCCACAGCGTGGGCGGCGGCCAGCGGGCGGCCGTGGTGACGGGGCTGCGGCCCGGCACCCGTTACTCCTTCACCGTCCGGGCCCGCGACGCGGCCGACAACCTCTCCCCCGCCGGTCCCGCCGTCCGTCTCACCACGCCCGGGACCGATGACGGACGGGCCACCGCCCCGACCGGCCTGCGCGCGAGCAGCCACCGGGCCGACGGCGCGTACTACATCGACCTCGTCTGGACCCCGCCGCGCACGGACGGCCTGGTCACCGAGTACCAGATCCATCTCGACGGACGGGCCGCCACCTCGCTGGTGTTCGGCGGCAAGGCCCCGCGGGACCGGGCGGAGTACAGCTTCTACGCCGGGCAGGAGGCCGGGGTCACCCACCGGGTGCGGCTGCGGGCCAAGCTGCCCGACGGCACCTGGGGCGGGTTCTCGGCGGAGCGGACGGTGACGACGGGCGGCCGCCGGTGA
- a CDS encoding ferredoxin reductase, giving the protein MTETATHTQGGFAPPVRFAVPGRIAVSEQVATRWQTATLTEIRRETARAATFRLAVPDWAGHLPGQHLQLRLTAADGYVAQRHYSIASAPDDSGHIELTLDHVEGGEVSGWFHTVARVGDQVAVRGPLSGFFAWPGDRPALLIGAGSGVVPLMSMVRHHRARGLSVPLRLLVSARSPEELIYARELGPETTPVFTRSAPAGLPVGRLAAAHLAPLLAERPPGGWEAYVCGSNAFAEHASRLLVAAGQPVDRIRIERFG; this is encoded by the coding sequence GTGACTGAGACGGCGACGCACACCCAGGGCGGCTTCGCTCCCCCGGTACGGTTCGCCGTGCCCGGGCGGATCGCGGTGAGCGAGCAGGTGGCGACCCGATGGCAGACCGCCACGCTCACCGAGATCCGCCGGGAGACGGCCCGCGCCGCCACCTTCCGCCTCGCCGTGCCCGACTGGGCCGGTCACCTGCCCGGCCAGCACCTGCAACTGCGGCTGACCGCCGCGGACGGGTATGTGGCCCAGCGCCACTACTCGATCGCGTCCGCCCCCGACGACTCGGGGCACATCGAGCTGACCCTGGACCATGTCGAGGGCGGCGAGGTGTCGGGCTGGTTCCACACGGTGGCCCGGGTCGGCGATCAGGTGGCGGTGCGCGGCCCGCTGAGCGGCTTCTTCGCCTGGCCGGGCGACCGTCCCGCGCTGCTGATCGGCGCCGGCTCCGGGGTCGTGCCGCTGATGTCGATGGTGCGCCACCACCGGGCGCGCGGCCTGTCCGTCCCGCTGCGGCTGCTGGTGTCCGCGCGCAGCCCCGAGGAGCTGATCTACGCCCGGGAACTCGGCCCCGAGACGACCCCCGTCTTCACCCGGAGCGCGCCGGCGGGTCTGCCGGTGGGACGCCTGGCGGCCGCGCATCTGGCGCCGCTGCTGGCCGAGCGCCCGCCCGGCGGGTGGGAGGCCTACGTGTGCGGCTCCAACGCCTTCGCCGAGCACGCCTCGCGGCTGCTGGTGGCGGCCGGCCAGCCCGTGGACCGGATCCGCATCGAGCGCTTCGGCTGA
- a CDS encoding membrane protein, which translates to MSRHALRHVLTHLVTPLLMCLGMGLAYMGAFVTPDPHHLPVAVVGSGPEAKVLAQSLKDKAGDELDVRTVATRAEAVGLVKSRDITGAYVPAARAPEVVVATAASDMGAMAVEKVFTPLAERQGAPLKVTDVAAPVDDDPTGQGLFFLLIAVSIGSYASVAAIGAAGGALPMRIRALLTLGVSVVVSGIGALLAGPVFHLAHHDLAGLWGMAWIYSASVLFLGVGLHTFLKRWTTLAMMVLFVMLNFTSSGGLFRPELQNGFFGTLHAFWNGAGFVEGARSLLYFDGDGLARDIWTLVAWLLLGLLVTAVAAVRERVTAPAAPAATETARETKEADEEADEEAEESVGV; encoded by the coding sequence ATGAGCCGGCACGCCCTGCGCCATGTGCTCACGCATCTGGTCACCCCGCTGCTGATGTGCCTCGGGATGGGGCTCGCCTACATGGGGGCGTTCGTCACCCCCGACCCCCACCACCTGCCGGTCGCCGTCGTCGGCTCCGGCCCCGAGGCGAAGGTGCTCGCCCAGTCGCTCAAGGACAAGGCCGGTGACGAGCTCGACGTCCGTACCGTCGCCACCCGCGCCGAGGCCGTCGGCCTGGTGAAGTCCCGCGACATCACCGGCGCCTACGTCCCCGCCGCCCGGGCGCCCGAGGTCGTGGTCGCCACCGCCGCCTCCGACATGGGCGCCATGGCGGTGGAGAAGGTCTTCACGCCCCTCGCCGAGCGGCAGGGTGCCCCGCTGAAGGTGACCGACGTGGCCGCGCCGGTCGACGACGACCCCACCGGACAGGGCCTGTTCTTCCTGCTGATCGCCGTCAGCATCGGCTCCTACGCCTCCGTCGCCGCGATCGGCGCCGCCGGCGGCGCGCTGCCCATGCGGATCCGGGCCCTGCTGACGCTCGGCGTCTCCGTCGTCGTCAGCGGTATCGGCGCCCTGCTCGCCGGCCCGGTCTTCCACCTGGCGCACCACGATCTCGCCGGCCTGTGGGGCATGGCGTGGATCTACTCCGCGAGCGTGCTGTTCCTCGGCGTGGGGCTGCACACCTTCCTCAAGCGGTGGACCACGCTGGCCATGATGGTGCTCTTCGTGATGCTCAACTTCACCAGCTCCGGCGGCCTGTTCCGGCCCGAACTCCAGAACGGCTTCTTCGGCACCCTGCACGCCTTCTGGAACGGCGCCGGCTTCGTCGAGGGCGCCCGCAGCCTGCTGTACTTCGACGGCGACGGACTGGCCCGCGACATCTGGACGCTGGTCGCCTGGCTCCTGCTCGGCCTCCTGGTCACCGCGGTCGCCGCCGTCCGCGAGCGCGTCACCGCCCCGGCCGCGCCCGCGGCGACGGAAACCGCGCGGGAGACGAAGGAGGCCGACGAGGAGGCCGATGAAGAGGCGGAGGAGTCGGTCGGCGTCTGA
- a CDS encoding Rv1733c family protein, producing MGTRVRGWRWRRNPLRRRSDVVEAWTVLAVAVLLFVGTPLLGAAAAWWAHDEARATAARQQAERQRVRAEVIGRTPDRLPSVQAGGRHSYRATVRWTDPDGAVRTTASRVPAGTRHGEVVEVWLDRRGRGVPPPADGSAVWQHSLTMGVCATAGTVATVLLAHSGVRRVALRHRLAEWEREWARTEPRWTHRRA from the coding sequence ATGGGAACCCGGGTGCGCGGCTGGCGCTGGCGGCGCAATCCGCTGCGGCGCCGGTCGGACGTGGTGGAGGCGTGGACGGTGCTGGCCGTCGCCGTCCTGCTGTTCGTGGGCACGCCTCTGCTGGGGGCGGCCGCGGCCTGGTGGGCCCATGACGAGGCACGTGCGACCGCGGCCCGGCAGCAGGCGGAACGGCAGCGCGTCCGTGCCGAGGTGATCGGCCGGACCCCCGACCGGCTTCCGTCGGTGCAGGCCGGGGGCCGCCACTCCTACCGGGCGACCGTGCGCTGGACGGATCCGGACGGCGCGGTGCGCACGACCGCGTCACGCGTCCCGGCAGGCACCCGGCACGGTGAGGTGGTCGAGGTGTGGCTGGACCGCCGGGGCCGCGGTGTGCCCCCGCCAGCGGACGGCTCCGCGGTCTGGCAGCACTCCCTCACCATGGGCGTCTGCGCCACGGCCGGCACGGTGGCCACCGTCCTGCTCGCGCACAGCGGGGTACGCCGGGTCGCGCTGCGGCACCGGCTGGCCGAATGGGAGCGCGAGTGGGCGCGCACGGAACCCCGGTGGACGCATCGCCGGGCCTGA
- a CDS encoding putative protein N(5)-glutamine methyltransferase has translation MPPSSASSSSSPSSPPPSPASSSGSSASATPFPAYPSRERVVAALRAAGCVFAEEEAELLLTAAGDPAELTALVERRVSGEPLELVVGWAEFRGLRITVEPGVFVPRRRTEFLVEQALVHAPDAAVVVDLCCGSGALGAALADALGDVEVHAADIDPAAVRCAGRNLAAYGGQVHAGDLFEALPGGLRGRIDILAANVPYVPTGEVPLLPAEARDHEPPTALDGGEDGLDVLRRVAAEAPEWLAPGGLLLVETSERQAAGALAAFTRNGLAARSALSEQWYAHVVIGTRER, from the coding sequence ATGCCCCCTTCCTCAGCTTCCTCATCTTCGTCGCCCTCGTCGCCTCCGCCCTCTCCGGCGTCTTCTTCCGGCTCCTCCGCCTCTGCCACGCCGTTCCCCGCGTACCCCTCACGTGAGCGGGTCGTGGCCGCGCTGCGTGCCGCCGGCTGCGTCTTCGCCGAAGAGGAGGCGGAACTGCTCCTGACGGCGGCCGGCGACCCCGCCGAGCTCACCGCCCTGGTGGAGCGCCGCGTCTCCGGAGAACCCCTCGAACTCGTCGTCGGCTGGGCCGAGTTCCGCGGTCTGCGCATCACCGTGGAACCCGGCGTCTTCGTGCCCCGGCGGCGCACCGAGTTCCTCGTCGAGCAGGCCCTCGTCCACGCACCGGACGCGGCCGTCGTCGTGGACCTGTGCTGCGGTTCGGGAGCCCTGGGCGCGGCCCTGGCCGACGCGCTCGGCGACGTGGAGGTGCACGCCGCGGACATCGACCCGGCCGCCGTGCGCTGCGCCGGCCGCAATCTGGCGGCCTACGGCGGGCAGGTCCACGCCGGCGACCTGTTCGAGGCGCTGCCCGGCGGCCTGCGGGGCCGGATAGACATCCTCGCGGCCAACGTGCCCTACGTCCCCACCGGCGAGGTGCCCCTGCTGCCGGCCGAGGCCCGCGATCACGAACCGCCGACGGCCCTCGACGGCGGCGAGGACGGGCTCGACGTCCTGCGCAGGGTCGCCGCCGAGGCGCCCGAGTGGCTCGCCCCAGGCGGCCTGCTGCTGGTCGAGACGAGCGAGCGCCAGGCGGCCGGGGCGCTCGCCGCCTTCACCCGCAACGGCCTGGCGGCGCGCTCGGCCCTCTCCGAGCAGTGGTACGCCCACGTCGTGATCGGCACCCGGGAGCGCTGA
- a CDS encoding NADPH-dependent 2,4-dienoyl-CoA reductase — protein MSRYPHLLSPLDLGFTTLPNRVLMGSMHVGLEEAERGFERMAAFYAARARGGVGLIVTGGIAPNEEGRPYEGGAKLTTGAEAERHRIVTDAVHREGGRIALQILHFGRYAYHRDLVAPSPLQAPISPHVPRELTDAEVERTIDDYVRTARLARRAGYDGVEIMGSEGYLINEFIAARTNHRTDRWGGSYENRMRFPVETVRRVREAVGEDFILIYRLSMLDLVPDGSSLDEVITLARAVEAAGATIINTGIGWHEARIPTIATSVPRGAYTWVTERLMGEVSVPLVTTNRINTPEVAERLLAEGRADMVSMARPMLADPDFVAKAAAGRPEAINTCIGCNQACLDHTFSGQITSCLVNPRACHETELVLSPTRRRKRVAVVGAGPAGLACAVTAAERGHTVTLFDAGSEIGGQLNVARKVPGKQEFDETLRYFRTRLDEHAVDVRLNTRVTAGDLDGYDEVVLATGVTPRVPDIPGIDHPSVLGYLDVLRDGAPVGERVAVLGAGGIGFDVAEFLTDGGDKAHEDPETYFRHWGVDTRYRAPGGLAAPERPAPPRTVHLLQRKTTKVGAGLGKTTGWIHRTELKHRGVTMVPGVRYDRIDDAGLHVTIGGESTVLAVDTIVLCTGQEPRRDLYETLVAAGREAHLIGGADVAAELDAKRAIKQGTELAAAL, from the coding sequence ATGAGCCGTTACCCCCACCTGCTGAGCCCGCTCGACCTGGGCTTCACCACCCTGCCCAACCGGGTCCTCATGGGCTCCATGCACGTCGGCCTGGAGGAGGCCGAGCGCGGCTTCGAGCGGATGGCCGCCTTCTACGCCGCTCGCGCGCGCGGGGGAGTGGGCCTGATCGTCACCGGCGGCATCGCGCCCAACGAGGAGGGGCGGCCCTACGAGGGCGGCGCCAAGCTCACCACCGGCGCGGAGGCCGAACGGCACCGGATCGTCACCGACGCCGTGCACCGCGAAGGCGGCCGGATCGCCCTGCAGATCCTCCACTTCGGCCGGTACGCCTACCACCGCGATCTGGTCGCCCCGAGCCCGCTCCAGGCGCCCATCAGCCCTCATGTGCCCCGCGAGCTGACCGACGCCGAGGTCGAGCGGACCATCGACGACTACGTCCGCACCGCCCGCCTCGCCCGCCGGGCCGGCTACGACGGCGTGGAGATCATGGGCTCCGAGGGCTATCTGATCAACGAGTTCATCGCCGCGCGGACCAACCACCGCACCGACCGCTGGGGCGGCTCGTACGAGAACCGCATGCGCTTCCCCGTCGAGACCGTCCGCCGGGTCCGCGAAGCGGTCGGCGAGGACTTCATCCTGATCTACCGGCTGTCCATGCTGGATCTGGTGCCGGACGGCTCGTCGCTGGACGAGGTGATCACGCTCGCCCGCGCCGTCGAGGCCGCCGGCGCGACGATCATCAACACCGGCATCGGCTGGCACGAGGCCCGCATCCCCACCATCGCCACCTCCGTGCCGCGCGGCGCCTACACCTGGGTGACCGAGCGCCTGATGGGCGAGGTCTCGGTGCCGCTGGTCACCACCAACCGCATCAACACCCCCGAGGTCGCCGAGCGCCTGCTCGCCGAGGGGCGCGCCGACATGGTGTCGATGGCCCGCCCGATGCTCGCCGACCCCGACTTCGTCGCCAAGGCCGCCGCCGGGCGCCCCGAGGCGATCAACACCTGCATCGGCTGCAACCAGGCGTGCCTCGACCACACCTTCAGCGGGCAGATCACCTCCTGCCTGGTCAACCCGCGGGCCTGCCACGAGACCGAGCTGGTGCTGTCCCCGACCCGGCGCCGCAAGCGCGTCGCGGTCGTCGGCGCCGGACCGGCCGGACTCGCCTGCGCGGTCACCGCCGCCGAACGCGGCCACACCGTCACCCTCTTCGACGCCGGCAGCGAGATCGGCGGCCAGCTCAACGTCGCCCGCAAGGTCCCGGGCAAGCAGGAGTTCGACGAGACGCTGCGCTACTTCCGCACCCGGCTCGACGAGCACGCCGTGGACGTCCGCCTGAACACCCGGGTGACCGCCGGGGACCTCGACGGCTACGACGAGGTCGTCCTCGCCACCGGTGTCACCCCCCGTGTCCCCGACATCCCCGGGATCGACCACCCGAGCGTCCTCGGCTACCTCGACGTCCTGCGGGACGGCGCCCCCGTCGGCGAACGCGTCGCCGTGCTCGGCGCGGGCGGCATCGGCTTCGACGTCGCCGAGTTCCTCACCGACGGCGGCGACAAGGCGCACGAGGACCCCGAGACCTACTTCCGCCACTGGGGCGTCGACACCCGCTACCGCGCCCCGGGCGGGCTGGCCGCCCCCGAGCGCCCCGCCCCGCCCCGCACCGTCCACCTGCTCCAGCGCAAGACGACCAAGGTCGGCGCCGGGCTGGGCAAGACCACCGGCTGGATCCACCGCACCGAGCTCAAGCACCGCGGCGTCACCATGGTCCCCGGCGTCCGCTACGACCGCATCGACGACGCCGGACTGCACGTGACCATCGGCGGGGAGAGCACCGTCCTGGCCGTCGACACCATCGTCCTGTGCACCGGCCAGGAGCCGCGCCGGGACCTGTACGAGACCCTGGTCGCCGCCGGACGCGAGGCGCACCTGATCGGCGGCGCCGACGTGGCCGCCGAACTGGACGCCAAGCGCGCCATCAAGCAGGGCACCGAGCTGGCGGCGGCCCTGTAG
- a CDS encoding SpoIIE family protein phosphatase, with protein sequence MSATGTPVVEGEEPPRGPVGPSGLLDVLGVASVVLDAQGRIVLWSPQAEELFGYPAREALGRYAARIMVHEQHLDLVVKLFADVMETGRSWAGAFPIRRKDGTTRLVEFRNMRLLDDRGGVYALGLAADQATVRQLERDVALSSRVIQQSPIGLAVLDTDLRYVSVNPALEQIGGRPAAEHIGRRIREVLPRLDADVLESAARAVRDTGRPVVDLPAHGRTPADPDRDHAWSVSLYRLEDAHGTVLGVALSVVDVTEQYRAGVEAEAARRRLAVIADASARIGTTLELDRTAHELADVAVPELADVAAVDLLEAVVKGRRSTLAPAEPARIRALAVQADDAPDALRAADPPGQVARYAPDRLVTECVRTGNPVMVPRVREGDLPRIARSPEAAELLRRAGVHSYLAVPLIARGEVLGALDLKRTRNPLPFGEDDLLLARELAARAAVQIDNARWYQNARDTALTLQRSLLPSVPSVTGGLEVASRYQPAEATSEVGGDWFDVIPLEGCKTALVVGDVMGSGITAAASMGRLRTATNTLASLDLDPALLLEHLDRTASGLDQAIATCVYAVHDPHRRQCRIANAGHLPPVRVRAGHPPALLDVPTGVPLGVGGVPFATTTVDLEPGDLLVFYTDGLVETRRHPLDERLDALLSALEGPERPLEEVCDILLRALHEPENADDVALLIARATHPA encoded by the coding sequence ATGAGCGCAACCGGGACCCCCGTGGTCGAGGGCGAGGAACCGCCGCGCGGGCCGGTGGGGCCGAGCGGGCTGCTCGACGTGCTGGGCGTGGCCTCGGTGGTGCTGGACGCCCAGGGCCGGATCGTGCTGTGGAGCCCGCAGGCGGAGGAGCTGTTCGGTTACCCGGCGCGGGAGGCGCTGGGACGGTACGCCGCCCGGATCATGGTCCACGAGCAGCACCTCGATCTGGTGGTGAAGCTGTTCGCCGACGTGATGGAGACCGGGCGGAGCTGGGCCGGGGCGTTCCCGATCCGCCGCAAGGACGGCACGACCCGGCTCGTGGAGTTCCGCAACATGCGGCTGCTGGACGACCGGGGGGGCGTCTACGCGCTGGGGCTCGCCGCCGACCAGGCGACGGTGCGGCAGCTGGAGCGGGACGTGGCGCTGTCGTCCCGGGTGATCCAGCAGTCCCCGATCGGCCTGGCGGTGCTGGACACCGATCTGCGGTACGTCTCCGTCAACCCGGCGCTGGAACAGATCGGCGGCAGGCCGGCCGCGGAGCACATCGGCCGCCGGATCCGCGAGGTGCTGCCCCGGCTGGACGCCGACGTCCTGGAGTCCGCGGCGCGCGCGGTCCGGGACACCGGACGGCCGGTCGTCGACCTGCCCGCCCACGGCCGGACCCCCGCCGATCCGGATCGCGACCACGCCTGGTCGGTGTCGCTGTACCGGCTGGAGGACGCCCACGGGACGGTGCTGGGCGTGGCCCTGTCGGTGGTGGACGTCACCGAGCAGTACCGGGCCGGGGTCGAGGCGGAGGCGGCGCGGCGCCGCCTGGCCGTGATCGCCGACGCCTCCGCGCGCATCGGCACCACCCTGGAGCTGGACCGCACCGCGCACGAGCTGGCCGACGTGGCGGTGCCCGAGCTCGCCGACGTGGCGGCCGTGGACCTGCTGGAGGCGGTGGTGAAGGGCCGGCGCAGCACCCTGGCCCCGGCCGAGCCCGCGCGGATCCGCGCCCTGGCGGTGCAGGCCGACGACGCCCCCGACGCCCTGCGGGCGGCCGACCCTCCCGGGCAGGTGGCCCGGTACGCCCCCGACCGCCTCGTCACCGAGTGCGTGCGCACCGGGAACCCGGTGATGGTGCCGCGGGTGCGCGAGGGGGACCTGCCGCGGATCGCCCGCTCCCCCGAGGCGGCCGAGCTGCTGCGCCGGGCGGGCGTCCACTCGTATCTGGCCGTGCCGCTGATCGCGCGCGGCGAGGTGCTGGGCGCGCTGGATCTGAAGCGGACCCGCAATCCGCTGCCCTTCGGCGAGGACGACCTGCTGCTGGCCCGGGAGCTGGCCGCCCGGGCGGCGGTGCAGATCGACAACGCCCGCTGGTACCAGAACGCCCGCGACACCGCCCTGACCCTCCAGCGCAGCCTGCTGCCGAGCGTGCCGTCGGTGACGGGCGGCCTGGAGGTGGCCTCCCGCTACCAGCCCGCGGAGGCGACCAGCGAGGTCGGCGGCGACTGGTTCGACGTGATCCCGCTGGAGGGGTGCAAGACCGCGCTGGTGGTGGGCGACGTGATGGGCAGCGGCATCACGGCGGCGGCCTCGATGGGGCGGCTGCGTACCGCGACCAACACCCTGGCCTCCCTCGACCTGGATCCGGCGCTGCTGCTCGAGCACCTCGACCGCACCGCCTCCGGCCTGGACCAGGCCATCGCCACCTGCGTCTACGCCGTCCACGACCCCCACCGGCGCCAGTGCCGGATCGCCAACGCCGGGCACCTGCCGCCGGTCCGGGTCCGTGCCGGGCACCCCCCTGCGCTGCTGGACGTGCCGACCGGGGTGCCGCTGGGGGTCGGGGGCGTCCCCTTCGCCACCACCACGGTCGACCTGGAGCCCGGCGATCTGCTGGTGTTCTACACCGACGGACTGGTGGAGACGCGCAGGCACCCGCTCGACGAACGGCTGGACGCCCTGCTGTCCGCGCTGGAGGGCCCCGAGCGCCCCCTGGAGGAGGTGTGCGACATCCTCCTGCGCGCCCTGCACGAACCGGAGAACGCCGACGACGTGGCCCTGCTCATCGCGCGGGCCACGCATCCGGCCTAG